In Lapillicoccus jejuensis, the DNA window GTCGACACCTCGACGACGACGTCACCGCGGAAACCGCTGTCCGGAGCCGCGATCCGCTCGAGCAGCTCGGCGCAGGGCTGACCCCCGCGACCGGGCACCAGGTGCTCGTCGCGGGTCGAGCCGGACCCGTCGGCGAGGTGCACGTGGGCGAGCCGCGGGCCGAGCGCGGCGGCCTGGGCGAGCGCGTCCGACTGCGCCGTCGCCGTGTGCGACAGGTCGAGCGTCACGTGGTCGTAGGGCTGGTCGACCGGGTCCCAGCCGGGCAGGTAGGCCATCAGCTCGCGCCGGCCGGCGCGCCACGGGTACATGTTCTCGACGGCGATCCGCACCCCGGAGTCGTGCTCGCGCAGCGCCACCCCGTCGGTGAACTCCTCGGCGTAGTCCTTCTGCCAGCGGAACGGCGGGTGCACGACGACGGTCGGCGCGCCCACCGCGAGCGCCAGCTCGACCGACCGGTCGACCTTCGGCCACGGGTCGGGCCCGAACACCCGCTGGGTGACGAGCAGGGTCGGGGCGTGGACGGCGAGGACGGGCAGCCCGTGCCGCTCGGACAGGGCCCGGATCGCCGCGGCGTCCTGGGAGACCGGGTCGGTCCAGACCATGACCTCGACGCCGTCGTACCCCAGCCGCTGCGCCGTCGCGAAGGCCGTCGCGCACCCGTCCGGGTAGACCGACGAGCTCGACAGCCCGACCCGCGGCTCGTGCGGTGACGCCGGATCGGCCGGGGCGGGCACGGCCTCAGACCTC includes these proteins:
- a CDS encoding sugar phosphate isomerase/epimerase family protein, with the translated sequence MPAPADPASPHEPRVGLSSSSVYPDGCATAFATAQRLGYDGVEVMVWTDPVSQDAAAIRALSERHGLPVLAVHAPTLLVTQRVFGPDPWPKVDRSVELALAVGAPTVVVHPPFRWQKDYAEEFTDGVALREHDSGVRIAVENMYPWRAGRRELMAYLPGWDPVDQPYDHVTLDLSHTATAQSDALAQAAALGPRLAHVHLADGSGSTRDEHLVPGRGGQPCAELLERIAAPDSGFRGDVVVEVSTRKAGPAQREVDLAESLAFARLHLFAPPTT